A region from the Sulfurivermis fontis genome encodes:
- a CDS encoding magnesium transporter CorA family protein, which yields MDIIQLSNGTPQRLDRLSDLPQEGFLWLDFTRDLEPDWYATVEQLTERKIHERHINDSFNTAHPSFFDATSDYDMVIFRSLAPELEEGEFATRPIAFFLFERLLVTIQPGDSRSLQGVKERLLRHTGRVPIDPAGLMHMLLSTMVDRFLALREPLTLQMEEWATKLLNPRHPFDDWYLVMGHRSQLRRLEILCDEQEDAVLAWRDSARDDISEHLNVRYTDLLEHIRRVTKFALTQQHEVESLVQLHFSAVAHRTNEIIRVLTVVTVIFMPLTLIAGIYGMNFDNIPELHTRYGYFVVIGGMLLLAAALLLLFRLKKWF from the coding sequence ATGGACATCATTCAACTCAGCAACGGAACACCACAACGGCTCGACCGCCTATCCGATCTGCCGCAGGAAGGATTTCTCTGGCTGGATTTCACCCGCGATCTGGAACCGGACTGGTACGCCACGGTGGAACAGCTCACCGAACGCAAGATCCACGAGCGCCACATCAACGACAGCTTCAACACCGCGCACCCGTCGTTCTTCGATGCGACTTCCGACTATGACATGGTGATCTTCCGCAGCCTGGCACCGGAGCTGGAAGAGGGCGAGTTCGCCACCCGCCCCATCGCCTTCTTCCTGTTCGAGCGCCTGCTGGTCACCATCCAGCCCGGCGACAGCCGCTCGCTGCAGGGGGTGAAGGAACGCCTGCTGCGCCACACCGGCCGTGTACCGATCGATCCGGCCGGACTGATGCACATGCTGCTCAGCACCATGGTGGATCGCTTTCTCGCCCTGCGCGAACCGCTCACCCTGCAGATGGAGGAGTGGGCCACCAAGCTGCTCAATCCGCGCCACCCCTTCGACGACTGGTATCTGGTGATGGGCCATCGCAGCCAGCTGCGCCGGCTGGAGATCCTGTGCGATGAGCAGGAAGATGCCGTGCTGGCCTGGCGCGACAGCGCGCGCGACGACATCAGCGAACACCTCAACGTGCGCTACACCGACCTGTTGGAGCACATCCGCCGCGTCACAAAATTCGCCCTCACCCAGCAACACGAGGTGGAATCACTGGTGCAACTGCACTTCTCCGCCGTGGCGCACCGCACCAACGAAATCATCCGTGTACTCACCGTGGTCACGGTGATCTTCATGCCGCTCACACTGATCGCCGGTATCTACGGCATGAACTTCGACAACATCCCGGAACTGCACACCCGCTACGGCTATTTCGTGGTCATCGGCGGGATGCTGCTGCTGGCCGCCGCATTGCTGCTGCTGTTCCGCCTCAAGAAATGGTTCTGA
- a CDS encoding AMP-dependent synthetase/ligase, giving the protein MASTTDCISPQQAVTLDGLLRERVRRTPQGLAYRSFDRAAGQWCDWSWGEAGREVARWQQALAAEGLSPGERVALLLRNGPQWVWFEQAALGLGLVVVPLYLEDRPDNIAYIVQDAGVRVLLVQEERYGRLRAALESVPGLQRIVLAGDGAGPDCGPRVVPLSVWLPPGKHALAERQGNGDDLATIVYTSGTTGRPKGVMLSHRNILSNTEAALSLERFRTGDLFLSFLPLSHMLERMAGYYLPMMAGCGVAYARSVQQLAEDLQTQRPTILIAVPRVFERVYARIQDGLTQRPPLARALFHATLAVGWRRFLWRQGRSGWSWQLLFWPLLHRLVARKVTARLGGRLRLAVSGGAALAPTVARFFLSLGLDLVQGYGLTETSPVVSVNLPGDNEPASVGRPLPGIEVRLGGDDELLVRGPNVMLGYWNQPEATRAIIDAGGWLHTGDQVQIDAAGRIHITGRLKDILVLSNGEKVPPSEMEGAILLDPLFDHAMLLGEGEAFLAALVVLNPDLWPALAQQLGLDPAAPDSLHAPALHRALHQRIGELLRDFPGYAKVRRVAATLEPWSVDNGLLTPTMKLRRREVQARYRDEIAALFRH; this is encoded by the coding sequence ATGGCGTCCACCACCGATTGCATCTCCCCGCAACAGGCGGTCACCCTGGACGGCCTGCTGCGCGAACGTGTGCGGCGCACGCCGCAGGGACTGGCCTACCGCAGTTTTGACCGTGCCGCCGGGCAGTGGTGCGACTGGAGCTGGGGCGAGGCGGGGCGCGAGGTGGCGCGCTGGCAGCAGGCCCTGGCGGCGGAGGGGCTCTCGCCGGGCGAGCGGGTGGCCCTGCTGCTGCGCAACGGTCCGCAGTGGGTGTGGTTCGAGCAGGCGGCCCTGGGGCTGGGCCTGGTGGTGGTGCCGCTGTATTTGGAGGATCGCCCGGACAACATCGCTTATATAGTGCAGGACGCCGGGGTGCGCGTGCTGCTGGTGCAGGAGGAACGCTACGGCCGCCTGCGCGCCGCACTGGAGAGCGTGCCCGGTTTGCAGCGCATCGTCCTCGCCGGCGACGGCGCGGGGCCGGACTGCGGCCCGCGCGTCGTGCCCCTGTCCGTTTGGCTGCCGCCCGGCAAGCATGCCCTGGCGGAGCGGCAAGGCAATGGCGACGACCTCGCCACCATCGTCTACACCTCCGGCACCACCGGCCGCCCCAAGGGGGTGATGCTCAGCCACCGCAACATCCTCAGCAACACCGAGGCGGCCCTCAGCCTGGAACGCTTCCGCACCGGCGACCTGTTTCTCTCCTTCCTGCCGCTGTCCCACATGTTGGAGCGCATGGCTGGCTACTACCTGCCGATGATGGCCGGCTGCGGCGTGGCCTATGCCCGTTCGGTGCAGCAACTGGCCGAGGATCTGCAAACCCAGCGTCCCACCATCCTCATCGCCGTGCCGCGGGTGTTCGAGCGCGTCTATGCACGGATCCAGGACGGATTGACGCAGCGGCCGCCGCTGGCGCGGGCCCTGTTCCATGCCACCCTGGCGGTGGGCTGGCGGCGCTTTCTGTGGCGGCAGGGCCGCAGCGGCTGGTCCTGGCAGCTCCTGTTCTGGCCGCTGCTGCACCGCCTGGTGGCGCGCAAGGTGACCGCGCGCCTGGGCGGCCGGCTGCGTCTGGCGGTGAGCGGCGGTGCGGCGCTGGCGCCGACGGTGGCGCGCTTCTTCCTGTCGCTGGGGCTGGACCTGGTGCAGGGTTACGGCCTGACGGAGACCAGTCCGGTGGTGAGCGTCAACCTGCCCGGTGACAACGAGCCGGCCAGCGTGGGGCGGCCGTTGCCCGGCATCGAGGTGCGCCTCGGCGGCGACGACGAGCTGTTGGTGCGCGGTCCCAACGTGATGCTGGGCTACTGGAATCAGCCGGAGGCGACGCGGGCGATCATCGATGCCGGCGGTTGGCTGCACACCGGCGATCAGGTGCAGATCGACGCCGCGGGCCGCATCCACATCACCGGGCGCTTGAAGGACATCCTGGTGTTGTCCAACGGCGAGAAGGTGCCGCCGTCGGAGATGGAGGGGGCGATCCTGCTCGACCCGCTGTTCGATCACGCCATGCTGTTGGGTGAGGGCGAGGCGTTTCTGGCGGCGCTGGTGGTGCTGAATCCCGATCTGTGGCCGGCGCTGGCGCAGCAGCTCGGCCTCGATCCGGCGGCGCCGGACAGCTTGCACGCGCCGGCCCTGCACCGTGCCCTGCACCAGCGCATCGGCGAGCTGCTGCGCGATTTCCCCGGTTATGCCAAGGTGCGTCGCGTGGCCGCGACGCTGGAGCCGTGGAGCGTCGACAACGGCCTGCTCACGCCGACCATGAAGCTGCGCCGGCGCGAGGTGCAGGCGCGTTATCGGGATGAGATCGCGGCGCTGTTCCGCCATTAG
- a CDS encoding Ser-Thr-rich GPI-anchored membrane family protein: MKRSGYNHAWLVLGALGLVLGGPLQAAETDSKPTVEDEAPVRTLKRPLPATVTPRTTTPAAPRTVAPAAPKAVAPAHTAPRAAPAPAAAPKATTRTPAPDKAAERAPSRAAPGTATLTVQSPNGGETFAPGSRLQVQWQASGVSGPGTIQLLRDERQVAVIAASINLSQGKTSWRIPQDLKAGSYTVRIQSRDRKYSDTSDRPFTIGAARSSGAKPSAKSERERGQRPTAAAATPDDGSAQAAPDSDTTPATPGLDFIAPTTDTAWCTNQSHEFRWNSTLPANSHVAIDLMRSDGTTLWQAVAANAPDTGSYTWPGLTNAQFSSGMISLRPRIKSSDNSVVQMGGTLHFGKPLMLNAPQSNHTWRKGSQYTIRWTQLCDLPAPATLELLNAAQQPVLTIADGLPTAGHHMPRWYEWTVPDDLAPGTYHIRVRTADNQLARTGSFKIANPVSVAVSSSLTFTQPANNAAWCTNQPHEFRWNSTLPANTRVKIDLMEANGETVWRSIVADIPNSGSYAWSGYTDVHFGFDMGRFRPRIATLDNSAVTVGDRFHIGKHLFLEAPKSNYTWHHGASYDILWTQLCDLPAPVSVELLDAGKQPVATLASGLGPAGSSGRQIYKWTVPNTLTPGTYHIRVRTADGQYMEESSFTIAAPSPF, translated from the coding sequence ATGAAACGCTCCGGCTACAACCACGCATGGCTGGTGCTCGGCGCACTCGGCCTCGTACTCGGCGGCCCGCTCCAGGCGGCCGAAACAGACAGCAAACCGACCGTGGAAGACGAAGCGCCGGTCCGCACGCTCAAACGCCCCCTCCCCGCCACCGTAACTCCGCGCACCACGACGCCCGCCGCGCCCAGGACGGTCGCGCCGGCCGCACCCAAGGCAGTGGCACCGGCCCACACCGCACCCAGGGCTGCGCCAGCACCGGCGGCCGCACCGAAGGCCACCACCCGCACACCGGCCCCGGACAAGGCAGCGGAACGCGCACCCTCCCGCGCAGCGCCCGGCACCGCCACGCTGACCGTGCAAAGTCCCAACGGCGGCGAGACATTCGCGCCGGGCAGCCGCCTGCAGGTGCAGTGGCAGGCCAGCGGCGTGTCCGGCCCCGGCACCATCCAGCTGCTGCGCGACGAGCGCCAGGTGGCGGTCATCGCCGCCTCAATCAACCTGTCGCAGGGCAAGACCAGCTGGCGCATACCGCAGGACCTCAAGGCCGGCAGCTACACCGTGCGCATCCAGAGCCGCGACCGCAAATACAGCGACACCAGCGATCGACCGTTCACCATCGGGGCCGCCAGAAGCAGCGGGGCAAAACCCTCCGCCAAGAGTGAGCGGGAACGCGGTCAACGCCCCACCGCCGCCGCGGCCACGCCGGACGACGGCAGCGCACAGGCGGCGCCGGACAGCGATACGACACCCGCCACGCCCGGACTGGACTTCATCGCACCGACCACCGACACGGCGTGGTGCACCAACCAATCGCATGAATTCCGCTGGAACTCGACGCTGCCGGCCAACAGCCACGTCGCCATCGACCTCATGCGCTCGGACGGCACGACACTGTGGCAGGCCGTCGCGGCCAACGCGCCCGACACCGGCAGTTACACCTGGCCCGGCCTGACCAATGCACAGTTCTCCTCCGGCATGATCAGCCTGCGACCGCGCATCAAGAGCAGCGACAACAGCGTGGTGCAGATGGGCGGGACACTGCATTTCGGCAAGCCGCTGATGCTCAACGCCCCGCAGAGCAATCACACCTGGCGCAAGGGGTCGCAATACACCATCCGCTGGACCCAGTTGTGCGACCTGCCGGCACCGGCCACCCTCGAACTGCTCAACGCCGCACAACAACCGGTGCTGACCATCGCCGACGGCCTGCCCACCGCCGGGCACCACATGCCGCGCTGGTATGAGTGGACCGTGCCCGACGACCTGGCGCCGGGGACCTATCACATCCGCGTGCGCACCGCCGACAACCAGCTGGCCCGCACCGGCTCGTTCAAGATCGCCAATCCGGTCAGCGTCGCCGTCAGCAGCAGCCTCACCTTCACCCAGCCGGCCAACAACGCCGCCTGGTGCACCAACCAGCCGCACGAATTCCGCTGGAACAGCACACTGCCCGCCAACACACGGGTCAAGATCGATCTCATGGAGGCCAACGGTGAAACCGTCTGGCGCAGCATCGTCGCCGACATCCCCAACAGCGGCAGCTATGCCTGGAGCGGCTACACCGACGTCCACTTCGGCTTCGATATGGGCAGATTCCGGCCGCGCATCGCCACCCTCGACAACAGCGCCGTCACCGTGGGCGATCGCTTCCACATCGGCAAACACCTGTTCCTCGAAGCGCCGAAGAGCAACTACACCTGGCACCACGGCGCGTCCTACGACATCCTCTGGACCCAGCTCTGCGACCTGCCCGCACCGGTCAGCGTGGAGCTGCTCGACGCCGGCAAACAACCCGTCGCAACGTTGGCCAGCGGCCTCGGCCCCGCCGGCTCCTCCGGCCGGCAGATCTACAAGTGGACCGTGCCCAACACCCTCACCCCCGGCACCTACCACATCCGCGTACGCACCGCCGACGGCCAATACATGGAAGAAAGCTCCTTCACCATCGCCGCGCCGTCGCCGTTCTGA
- a CDS encoding DUF4124 domain-containing protein produces MPARIHSTVLLTLLLAGTAHAATFQRWTDAEGRIHYGDAAPAGATAEEVEIDPDHNVHEAPPVPRFTPAAPKKRPPPRSDAAAQRETRERRERAEKCADYQEKFEHLRARMRAGYKASEYNRLMEQEETLRRKIKTYCD; encoded by the coding sequence ATGCCCGCACGCATTCACAGTACCGTCCTGCTCACCCTGCTCCTCGCCGGCACTGCTCACGCCGCCACCTTCCAGCGCTGGACCGATGCCGAGGGCCGCATCCACTACGGCGATGCCGCCCCGGCCGGCGCCACTGCCGAAGAGGTGGAGATCGATCCCGATCACAACGTCCACGAAGCGCCGCCCGTGCCGCGCTTCACGCCGGCCGCACCGAAGAAACGCCCGCCCCCCCGCAGCGACGCCGCGGCGCAACGTGAAACCCGCGAGCGGCGGGAGCGGGCGGAGAAATGCGCCGACTACCAGGAGAAATTCGAACACCTGCGCGCGCGCATGCGCGCCGGCTACAAGGCCAGCGAATACAACCGACTGATGGAACAGGAAGAGACGCTGCGCCGGAAGATCAAGACCTACTGCGACTGA
- a CDS encoding mechanosensitive ion channel family protein has product MEDSIIAELTVWWRELGHLSAWYQLAVLLLAAAGAWAVHRSLGGRDLEALRGLQRFTLRSVQRVMFPFTMLLGVLIGRAILHALGITTAVLNLAVPLLLSLAAIRVLVYGLRKGFSVTPMLKAWENIIGFTVWALVALHLLGWLPAVLQALDDLAITFGSNRISLLSALKLVLLVGLLMTLAFWLSGVLERRMKASPHVTPALQVALIKFSKFFLLTLAVLLALNAVGIDLTTLTVFGGALGVGIGFGLQRIASNFISGFILVLDRSIKPGDVITVGDRFGWVEELRARYVVVRNRDGVETLIPNENLITSEVINWSYTDRHVRVRIPVQISYKDDPEQAMALMLEAVKASDRVVAEPAPSVRLMEFADNGILLELRVWIDDPEEGVGTVRSAINLAIWRAFRQAGISFPYPQRDLYIKEMPRG; this is encoded by the coding sequence GTGGAAGACTCGATCATTGCGGAATTGACGGTCTGGTGGCGCGAGCTGGGTCACCTGTCCGCCTGGTATCAATTGGCGGTGTTGCTGCTGGCGGCGGCGGGTGCCTGGGCGGTGCACCGTTCCCTGGGCGGGCGCGATCTGGAAGCGCTCCGCGGCCTGCAGCGTTTCACCCTGCGCTCGGTGCAGCGGGTGATGTTTCCCTTCACCATGCTGCTCGGCGTGCTCATCGGCCGGGCCATCCTGCACGCGCTGGGCATTACCACCGCCGTGCTGAACCTGGCGGTGCCGCTGCTGCTGTCGCTGGCGGCCATCCGCGTCCTGGTGTACGGCCTGCGCAAGGGGTTTTCGGTGACACCCATGCTCAAGGCATGGGAGAACATCATCGGCTTCACCGTCTGGGCGCTGGTGGCCCTGCACCTGCTGGGCTGGCTGCCGGCGGTGCTGCAGGCGCTGGACGATCTGGCGATCACCTTCGGCAGCAATCGCATCTCGCTGCTGTCCGCGCTCAAGCTGGTCCTGCTGGTGGGCCTGTTGATGACGCTGGCGTTCTGGCTGTCCGGCGTGCTGGAACGGCGCATGAAGGCTTCACCCCACGTCACCCCGGCCCTGCAGGTGGCCCTGATCAAGTTCAGCAAATTCTTCCTGCTGACCCTGGCCGTGCTGCTGGCGCTCAATGCCGTGGGCATCGATCTCACGACGCTGACGGTATTCGGCGGCGCCCTCGGTGTCGGTATCGGTTTCGGTTTGCAGCGCATAGCCAGCAACTTCATCAGCGGTTTCATTCTGGTGCTGGATCGCTCCATCAAGCCGGGCGATGTGATTACCGTCGGCGACAGGTTCGGCTGGGTGGAGGAGCTGCGCGCACGCTATGTGGTGGTGCGCAACCGCGATGGTGTGGAAACCCTGATCCCCAATGAAAACCTGATCACCTCGGAGGTGATCAACTGGAGTTACACCGATCGCCATGTGCGGGTGCGCATCCCGGTGCAGATCAGCTACAAGGATGATCCGGAGCAGGCGATGGCGCTGATGTTGGAGGCGGTCAAGGCGTCCGATCGTGTCGTGGCCGAACCGGCACCATCGGTACGCCTGATGGAGTTTGCCGACAACGGCATCCTGCTGGAGCTGCGCGTGTGGATCGACGATCCGGAGGAGGGTGTGGGTACGGTGCGCTCGGCGATCAATCTGGCGATCTGGCGTGCCTTTCGGCAGGCCGGCATTTCCTTTCCCTATCCGCAGCGCGACCTGTACATCAAGGAGATGCCGCGCGGCTGA
- a CDS encoding thiazole synthase: protein MPNIDDPLVIAGKTYRSRLLTGTGKYKDLDETKRATEAAGAEIITVAIRRTNIGQNPGEPNLLDVLPPDRYTYLPNTAGCYNVDDAVRTCRLARELLDGHDLVKLEVLGDEKTLYPDVVATLKAAEILIKDGFKVMVYTSDDPIVAKRLEEMGCVAVMPLAGPIGSGLGIQNRYNILEIVQNAQVPILVDAGVGTASDATIAMELGCDGVLMNTAIAQAKDPVLMASAMKKAIEAGREAFRAGRMPRKRYASASSPIDGTFF, encoded by the coding sequence ATGCCCAACATCGATGACCCGCTGGTGATTGCCGGCAAGACCTACCGTTCCCGCCTGCTCACCGGCACCGGCAAGTACAAAGACCTGGACGAAACGAAGCGCGCCACCGAGGCCGCCGGCGCCGAGATCATCACCGTGGCGATCCGCCGCACCAACATCGGCCAGAACCCCGGCGAGCCCAACCTGCTCGACGTGCTGCCGCCGGATCGCTACACCTACCTGCCCAACACCGCCGGCTGCTACAACGTCGACGACGCGGTGCGCACCTGCCGCCTGGCGCGCGAACTGCTCGACGGCCACGACCTGGTGAAGCTGGAGGTGCTGGGCGACGAGAAGACGCTGTACCCCGACGTGGTCGCCACCCTCAAGGCCGCCGAAATCCTGATCAAGGACGGCTTCAAGGTGATGGTCTACACCTCCGACGACCCGATCGTCGCCAAGCGCCTGGAAGAGATGGGCTGCGTGGCGGTGATGCCCCTGGCCGGTCCCATCGGCTCCGGCCTCGGCATCCAGAACCGCTACAACATCCTGGAGATCGTGCAGAACGCCCAGGTACCCATCCTGGTGGACGCCGGTGTCGGCACCGCGAGTGACGCCACCATCGCCATGGAGCTGGGCTGCGACGGCGTGCTGATGAACACCGCCATCGCCCAGGCCAAGGACCCGGTGCTGATGGCCTCCGCCATGAAGAAGGCCATCGAGGCCGGCCGCGAGGCCTTCCGCGCCGGACGCATGCCGCGCAAGCGCTACGCCAGCGCCTCCTCACCCATCGACGGCACGTTCTTCTGA
- a CDS encoding AsmA family protein yields the protein MKKTLKIIAWLVTALVVTVVAAAIIIPLVIDPNDYRDEISAAVKEHTGRELTIEGEIELSLFPWLGVRLGAMQLSNAEGFGPAPFARIGTADVRVKLLPLLRREVEMEKIVLHGLEANLGRRADGSSNWDDLVGAAAAAPAAPAEKKPTAAAPAEPAAALAALALGGLELRDAKVVWDDRQAGARYAVEHLNLAISAIRLNEPFDIALEFDVDSSQPQLRGHLRFASHVTLDLQGQKYRLDTTTLAADVQSALIPGGKASARLQADVQADLKAQTAGIAGLRLEAQGVTVQGKVDAANILAQPDARGSLQIAVSDATTLLAPFQAQLPPGMLPASLQGTRVDAAFDLSLGQQTVKVSTLNIQALGLAIKGQLEGSRIIDAPQFNGRIELDEFVPQDLLASLGIALPEMADPSALTKAALGFDFAAGLDHAALSKLQLRFDDSTLTGTASVRNFQQPALRYDLTLDTVDADRYLPPPKEQPVPATPATAAAAGATQLPPETLAQLRALDVEGTARIGKLKVMNLRSSDIHATVKAKDGLLRVYPVGAKLYGGGYDGNLSFDVRGNVPLIGMDEKLAGVQAGPLLKDFMGKDYVTGTANVSARLTARGVDPMDVRKSLNGNASFSFTDGAVNGINIAQLIRNAYAAYQKQPAPKDEVRSTDFAAISGSVTIKDGLVTNTDLKANSPLFRVEGRGTAHLATEALDYLVRAAIVGTLEGQGGKALDDLKGLTVPLRITGSFTEPKFNVELGALLDEKAKQALEAEKKKVQEALAAEQRKAKEAAAAEKKKAQQKLEEEKKKAREAAEQKLKDALKLR from the coding sequence ATGAAAAAGACCCTCAAGATCATTGCCTGGCTGGTGACGGCCCTGGTTGTCACGGTGGTCGCCGCCGCGATCATCATTCCGCTGGTCATCGACCCCAACGACTACCGCGACGAGATCAGCGCGGCGGTGAAGGAGCATACCGGCCGCGAATTGACCATCGAGGGCGAGATCGAGCTGTCGCTGTTTCCCTGGCTGGGCGTGCGTCTTGGTGCGATGCAGCTGAGCAATGCCGAGGGTTTCGGTCCGGCGCCGTTCGCGCGCATCGGCACGGCCGATGTGCGCGTGAAGCTGTTGCCCTTGCTGCGCCGCGAAGTGGAGATGGAAAAGATCGTGTTGCACGGCCTGGAGGCGAATCTCGGCCGCCGCGCCGACGGCAGCAGCAACTGGGATGATCTGGTCGGCGCCGCCGCCGCTGCGCCGGCAGCACCGGCGGAGAAGAAGCCGACCGCAGCGGCACCGGCCGAGCCTGCCGCGGCCCTCGCTGCGCTGGCCCTCGGCGGTCTGGAACTGCGCGATGCGAAGGTGGTGTGGGATGATCGCCAGGCCGGCGCACGCTATGCCGTCGAGCACCTCAATCTGGCCATCAGCGCCATCCGTCTCAACGAGCCCTTCGATATCGCGCTGGAGTTCGACGTGGACAGCAGCCAGCCGCAGCTGCGCGGCCACCTCCGCTTCGCCAGTCATGTCACGCTGGATCTGCAGGGGCAGAAATACCGCCTCGATACCACCACCCTCGCCGCCGATGTGCAGAGCGCGCTGATCCCCGGCGGCAAGGCCAGTGCCCGCCTGCAGGCGGATGTGCAGGCCGATCTCAAGGCGCAGACCGCCGGCATCGCCGGCCTCAGGCTGGAGGCGCAGGGCGTCACCGTGCAGGGCAAGGTGGACGCCGCCAACATCCTTGCGCAGCCCGACGCCAGGGGCAGCCTCCAGATCGCCGTGAGCGATGCCACCACCCTGCTGGCACCGTTCCAGGCGCAATTGCCGCCGGGGATGCTGCCGGCATCACTGCAGGGTACCCGGGTGGATGCCGCCTTCGATCTGTCGCTCGGCCAGCAGACCGTCAAGGTCAGCACGCTGAACATCCAGGCCCTGGGACTGGCCATCAAGGGGCAGCTGGAGGGCAGCCGGATCATCGATGCGCCGCAGTTCAACGGCCGCATCGAGCTGGATGAATTCGTGCCGCAGGACCTGCTCGCCAGCCTCGGCATCGCCCTGCCGGAGATGGCCGATCCCTCGGCACTGACCAAGGCCGCGCTCGGTTTCGATTTTGCCGCCGGACTCGATCACGCGGCGCTGAGCAAACTGCAGCTGCGCTTCGACGACTCGACCCTGACCGGCACCGCCTCGGTGCGCAATTTCCAGCAGCCGGCGCTGCGTTATGATCTCACCCTCGATACAGTGGACGCGGATCGCTATCTGCCGCCGCCCAAGGAACAGCCCGTGCCCGCCACACCGGCCACCGCGGCGGCCGCCGGCGCTACGCAGTTGCCGCCGGAGACCCTCGCCCAGTTGCGCGCCCTCGATGTGGAAGGCACCGCGCGCATCGGCAAACTCAAGGTGATGAACCTGCGTTCCAGCGACATCCATGCCACAGTCAAGGCCAAAGACGGCCTGCTGCGTGTGTATCCGGTGGGCGCCAAGCTGTACGGTGGCGGTTACGACGGCAATCTCAGCTTCGATGTGCGCGGCAATGTGCCGCTCATCGGCATGGACGAAAAGCTGGCCGGCGTGCAGGCCGGCCCCCTGCTCAAGGATTTCATGGGCAAGGATTACGTCACCGGCACCGCCAACGTCAGCGCCAGGCTCACCGCGCGCGGTGTCGATCCGATGGATGTGCGCAAGAGCCTCAATGGTAACGCCTCGTTCAGTTTCACTGACGGCGCCGTCAACGGCATCAATATCGCGCAGTTGATCCGCAACGCTTACGCCGCTTACCAAAAGCAGCCAGCGCCCAAGGATGAAGTGCGCAGCACCGATTTCGCCGCCATCAGCGGCAGTGTCACCATCAAGGACGGCCTGGTGACCAATACCGATCTCAAGGCCAATTCGCCGCTGTTCCGTGTCGAGGGCCGCGGCACCGCGCACCTCGCCACCGAGGCGCTGGATTATCTGGTGCGCGCCGCCATCGTCGGCACGTTGGAGGGGCAGGGCGGCAAGGCGCTGGATGATTTGAAGGGGCTGACCGTGCCGCTGCGCATCACCGGCAGCTTCACCGAACCCAAGTTCAACGTCGAACTGGGGGCCCTGTTGGACGAAAAGGCCAAGCAGGCGCTGGAGGCGGAGAAGAAGAAGGTGCAGGAGGCCCTGGCCGCCGAGCAGCGGAAGGCGAAAGAGGCCGCGGCGGCGGAAAAGAAAAAGGCGCAGCAAAAGCTCGAAGAAGAGAAGAAAAAGGCCAGGGAGGCGGCCGAGCAGAAGTTGAAGGACGCCCTCAAGTTGCGATGA
- the trmB gene encoding tRNA (guanosine(46)-N7)-methyltransferase TrmB, which produces MTEAERPHRAIRSYTLRQGRLTPAQQRAMDELFPRFGVPCGETPLDFATIFGRSAPRVLEIGFGNGDSLAAIAQAHPDIDYLGIEVHTPGVGHLLLRIEELALTNLRVMRDDAVEVLTRRIADASLDAVYLFFADPWPKKRHHKRRIVQEEFVQLLRRKLKIGGHFHMATDWEDYARHMLEVMNVAAGFRNTSPSGDYVPRPDYRPLTKFEQRGQRLGHGVWDLIFERID; this is translated from the coding sequence GTGACCGAAGCCGAACGCCCGCACCGTGCCATCCGCTCCTACACCCTGCGCCAGGGTCGCCTGACCCCGGCCCAGCAGCGCGCCATGGACGAACTGTTTCCGCGCTTCGGCGTGCCGTGCGGCGAGACGCCGCTCGACTTCGCTACGATCTTCGGCCGCAGCGCGCCGCGCGTCCTGGAAATCGGCTTCGGCAACGGCGATTCCCTCGCCGCCATCGCCCAGGCCCATCCCGATATCGACTACCTCGGCATCGAGGTGCATACCCCCGGTGTCGGCCACCTGCTGCTCAGGATAGAAGAACTCGCACTGACCAACTTGCGCGTGATGCGCGACGATGCGGTGGAAGTGCTCACCCGGCGCATCGCCGACGCCTCGCTGGACGCGGTGTATCTGTTCTTCGCCGACCCCTGGCCCAAGAAGCGCCACCACAAGCGCCGCATCGTGCAGGAAGAGTTTGTCCAGCTGCTGCGCCGCAAGCTGAAAATCGGCGGCCACTTCCACATGGCCACCGACTGGGAAGACTACGCCCGGCACATGCTCGAAGTGATGAACGTCGCCGCGGGCTTTCGCAACACCTCGCCCAGCGGCGATTACGTGCCGCGCCCCGACTATCGCCCGCTCACCAAGTTCGAGCAGCGCGGCCAGCGCCTCGGCCACGGCGTGTGGGATCTGATCTTCGAGCGCATCGACTGA
- the thiS gene encoding sulfur carrier protein ThiS — translation MKIHVNGEAREVPDSYTAAQLVEAMNLTGKRIAMEVNLEIVPRSRYATHRFQPGDKVEVVQAIGGG, via the coding sequence ATGAAAATTCACGTCAACGGAGAGGCACGCGAGGTGCCCGACAGCTACACCGCCGCGCAACTGGTCGAGGCCATGAACCTCACCGGCAAACGCATCGCCATGGAAGTGAACCTGGAGATCGTGCCGCGCAGCCGCTATGCGACACACCGCTTCCAACCCGGCGACAAGGTCGAGGTGGTCCAGGCCATCGGCGGCGGCTGA